TTGATGAAAAATGGCAAAATTAAAGGCATCAAGCTCGATACCGTTGAGCGGCTTTGTAAGGCGCTGGACTGTCAACCAGGAGATCTATTTCGCTATGAGGAAGAGCACGAGTCATGAACAAATTTACCCCAATCCTGATGTGTTGTGTGCTGTTGAGTGGTTGTGCTTCACAGTGGGTAAAAACGCGCGGCAATGCCGAGGAATACACCACCGCCAGAGCCAGCTGTGAGACTCAGGCCGAGCAGAAATACCCGGTGAGAAATGAGGTAGCGCAGCGAACCAAGTACACCACATATTACGAGACATGCGGTAAAAAAGAGGACTGCGGGGGGGAGAAAACAAAGGCAGTGAAAAGACCAGAGATTGAAAGCTACGTCATGGATGTCAATCACGACAGCCGGGATAGCCTGTTTTATCAGTGTATGGAACTTAAAGGCTGGGAAAGCAAACTGCAGTGGTACTAGCCTGCGAGCGCAGGCCGCTGAATTAAATTTAAAATCATAATAATCCGCTTACACCGTTCACTCTTCGGGGGAGCCCCCCTGCCTGTCATTCGTGAGCAAAGGCATTCCCGATCGCTTCGGGAAAGGACTGTTAATAATTATTTATGGAGACACATTATGCCTGGAGTATTCATGTTCACCACCCTGTTACGCAAATTAATCCGACTCATTCTCTCAATCTTTTTAATATCAACCCCGCTGATGGCGGCAGATATTTCCGGATTAACAAGCAGTGATTCACCGTTTTCCACTCAGGATAATAAGCTTTGCTACGGCAAGGTATGCGTGGGTTCGAGCGAAAATAAACATTTGCCGGACATGTTCGGGAAAGCCGATCCTCTTAGCCGACGGGCACAAACCGACCCGTGGTCGACTTATGATTTTGAGCACTCCGGAACCGGGGTACGCATAAGCGTCGGGCTTTAATCCCAACAAAAAAACCACCTGCCGAGGCAGGTGGTTTTTGTCAGATAGTCAACCCGACTTAAGAAACCAGCAGCTGGTTCATGCGGCGGATGAACTGGTTAGGATCTTCCAGTTGACCGCGTTCGGCTAACAGCGCCTGGTCAAGCAGCAGTTCAACCCACTCGCCGAACTGCGCGTCATCCTGCGTGTCCGCCGCGCGTTTCACCAGCGCATGCTCAGGGTTAAGCTCGAAGATGTATTTCACTTCCGGCACTTCCTGGCCCGCAGCGGCAAACAATTTCGCCATCTGGGTGCTCATGTCGTTGCTGTCGGTGGTCACGATCGCCGGCGTATCTGTCAGGCGGTGAGTAAGACGTACTTCCTTCACGCGCTCGCCCAGCAGGGTTTTCACGCGATCCACAAACGGCTCCAGGGCTTTCTCGGCTTCTTTCGCTTCTTCGGTCTCTTCGTCCGTCAGTTTATCCAGCGACTCGTCGGTCTTGCTGACTGACTGGAACGCTTTGCCGTCGAATTCGGTCAGGTAGCTCATCATCCATTCGTCGATGCGATCGGAAAGCAGCAGAACTTCGATGCCTTTCTTACGCAGCAATTCCAGGTGCGGGCTGCTCTTCGCCGCCGCGTAGCTGTCTGCGGTGATGTAGTAAATCTTCTCCTGGCCTTCTTTCATGCGGGAGACATACTCTTCCAGCGACACGGTCTGTGCGGAGGAGTCGTTGTGCGTGGTCGCGAAGCGCAGCAGTTTAGCGATAGCTTCCTGGTTCGCGTTATCCTCCGCCGGGCCCTCTTTCAGCACGAGGCCAAAGTTTTTCCAGAAGGTCTGGTACTTCTCGGCGTCGTCTTTCGCCAGTTTGTCCAGCATCTGCAGCACGCGTTTGGTCAGCGCGCTACGCAGGTTCTGGGTCACTCGGCTGTCCTGCAGGATTTCACGGGACACGTTCAGCGGCAGATCGTTAGAATCTATCAGGCCGCGGACGAAGCGCAGGTAGTTCGGCATGAACTGCTCGGCATCGTCCATGATAAACACGCGCTGTACGTAGAGTTTCAGCCCATGCTTGTGGTCACGGTTCCACATATCCCACGGTGCCTGGGAAGGGATGTACAGCAGGCTGGTGTACTCCTGCTTACCTTCCACGCGGTTGTGACTCCAGGAAATAGGGTCGGTAAAGTCGTGGGCGATGTGCTTGTAGAACTCTTTGTATTCGTCGTCGCTGACTTCTGATTTGCTGCGGGTCCACAGCGCCTGAGCTTTGTTGATTTTTTCCCAGCTAACGATGGTTTCACCGTCTTTTTCTTCTTGCTGTTCAATCTCAACCGGCAGAGCGATATGGTCAGAATATTTGCTGATGATGGAACGAACGCGCCAGTCGTCCAGGAACTCATCTTCACCTTCACGCAGGTGCAGCGTGATTTCGGTGCCGCGATCGGCTTTCTCGATGTCGGCCACGGTGTATTCACCCGCGCCTTCAGATTCCCAAAACACGCCCTGCTCTGCACTGGCACCGGCGGCGCGGGTGCGAACGGTGACTTTGTCCGCCACGATAAACGCGGAGTAGAAGCCTACGCCGAACTGGCCAATCAGCTGGCTGTCTTTAGCCTGGTCAGAGCCCATAGACTCGAGGAAAGCCTTGGTACCGGATTTAGCAATGGTGCCCAGATGCTCGATAACTTCATCGCGGGTCATCCCGATGCCGTTATCGGCGATGGTCAGGGTGCGATTATCTTTATCAAAAGAGACACGAACGCGCAGTTCACCGTCACCTTCGTAAAGGCTGGCATTAGACAGGGCGCGGAAGCGCAGCTTGTCTGCCGCATCGGAGGCGTTGGAGATCAGCTCACGCAGGAAGATTTCTTTGTTTGAATACAGAGAGTGGATCATCAGGTGCAGAAGCTGTTTTACCTCTGACTGAAAACCGCGGGTCTCTTGTCCTTTCATGGTCATTGATACCTCAACAAAATCATACGGGATGAAGAAAGCGTTGAGGGGGATATGGTAGCGATTTGTGCCTTTTCAAGCGGAGGAGGCAAAAACCTCCTCCGGACGATTAAAAATTAATCTTATGGCGGCCGACCAGCGAGTGCGAGAGCGTGGTGCCATCCACCATTTCCAGCTCGCCGCCCACCGGAACACCGTGAGCGATACGGCTGGCTTCAACGCCGTACTGGGCACAGAGTTCGGCAATGTAGTTCGCCGTAGCCTCGCCCTCCACCGTTGGGTTGGTGGCGAGAATAACTTCTTTCATCGGCTCGCTGGCAAGACGGTGTTCAAGGCGATCGAGCCCGATGTCGTTCGGGCCGATGCCGTCCAGCGGCGACAGGTGCCCCATCAGCACAAAATAGCGGCCTGAGAACTGGCCGGTTTGCTCGATGGCGTGAATATCCGCCGGGCTTTCCACCACGCAAATCTGGCCGTTTTCCTGGCGACGTGGGTTGGAGCAAATGGAGCAAACTTCCTGCTCGGTGAAGGTACGGCAATCCGCACAGTGGCCAATCTCGGACATGGCGCGGGTCAGCGCCTGAGCCAGACGCATACCGCCGCTGCGGTCGCGCTGCAGCAGGGCAAACGCCATACGCTGGGCAGATTTCGGGCCAACGCCGGGCAGGCAGCGCAGGGATTCCATAAGGGCTGAGAGTAAAGGACTGGTTTGCATCGCTCGGGCTTGTGAGAAAAAAGTGGGCTATAGCCTAACATTAGCCCTGCGGATGGGTATAGGAAAAGATATCCCCCGCACGATGGCTCGCCGGGGGAAAAGTTTACGCGATGTCTTTGCCGAAACGGCCCTGATTAAAATCATCGATGGCCTGATGAATTTCCTCTTTGGTGTTCATCACGAACGGGCCGTGACCAACCACCGGCTCATTCAGAGGCTCGCCGCTAAGCAGCAGAACCACCGCGTCATTATTGGCCTCAAGGGTCACGCTGTCGCCTTTAGCATCCAGCACCACCAGCTGCGCTTCGCGCGCCACCTCTTCACCGTTGACCAGTACCGTGCCTTTCAGCACAACCAGCGCCGTGTTCCAGCCGTCTTTCACCGCCAGCTGAGTGACGCCCTGCGGGGTCAGACGCATATCCCAGATGCTCATAGGCGAGAAAGTCCGGGCCGGGCCTTTGGTCCCGTTAAACTCACCGGCAATCACCCGAACCTTACCGGCATTGTCCGGCAAATCGGCCACCGGAATATCAGCGTCGGTAATCGGCTGGTAGCCAGGCGCGGTCATTTTGTCTTTTGCAGGCAGGTTGACCCACAGCTGTACCATCTCCAGGCTGCCGCCCGCTTCGCTAAATGCAGGAGAATGATATTCCTCATGCAGGATCCCGCTCCCGGCGGTCATCCACTGCACGTCCCCCGGGCCAATAACGCCGCCGTTGCCTGCATTATCGCGGTGGGCGACTTCGCCTTTGTAGACGATGGTGACGGTTTCAAAGCCGCGATGCGGGTGCTGATCCACGCCGCGCTGGCCTTTATTGCTCGGCTTAAATTCCGCCGGACCCGCATAGTCCAGCAGCAGGAACGGGCTAAGCTGCTCGGCAAATTTTGAGTACGAAAACAGCGAACGAACCGGGAAACCATCCCCCACCCAGTGGGAAGCCGGTGCGGTATAAACGCCAAGAATTGATTTCATGATCCTCTCCAAAAGGGATGTTTCTGATGGGATAAAGCTTACCCGTCAGACGCTCAGCCCGGTAGAGTGCTAAAGTAGACTCAGTGTTCCATAAACAGGACAATACAAATGCAGGACTTGAACGACCTGTGGTACTTCGTGCAGGTGGTGGACAATGGTGGTTTTTCACCCGCCAGCCGGGTTGTCGGTATTCCAAAATCCCGCCTGAGCCGCCGCATTGCGCTGCTGGAAGAACGGCTTGAAACCCGCCTGCTGCAGCGCTCGACTCGCAGCTTCACGGTGACCGAAGCCGGGCAGATCTTCTACCGCCACTGCAAAGCGATGATGATCGAAGCTGAAGCGGCGCAGGAAGCCATCGACACGCTAAAGTCAGAGCCGAGAGGGCTGATCCGCCTCACCTGCCCGATAGCGCTGCTGCATGTCCATGTGGGCGATATGCTGGCGCGCTTTATGCGCCTTTATCCGCAGATTGTTATTCAGCTCGAGGAAACCAACCGCCGCGTGGATGTGCTGAACGAAAACGTTGATCTGGCAATTCGCGTGCGGCCTTTACCGCTGGAAGACAGCGATCTGGTGATGCGCAAGCTGGCCACCCGCAGCATGTGTCTGGTTGCCAGCCCGGACCTGGTCGCCCGCCAGGGTATGCCTGGGGCCCCCACAGATCTTGCTCACTGGCCAAGCCTGGCGCTGGACAAGCCGCAGCAAACCTACCGCTGGTGTCTGTTTGGCCCCGAACAGCAAGAAGTGATCGTTCACCACAGGCCCCGTTTTGTTACGACGGATATGATAGCCCTGCGCACCGCGGCGCTTAACGGTATTGGCGTCGTGCAGCTCCCGAAGCTAATGCTTAATGACGCGCTGGCGCTGGGAAAGCTGGTTCACGTTCTGCCTGAATGGCGAGCCAGAATGGAGATTGTGCATGTGGTCTTCCCTTCACGGCGAGGGCAATTACCGGCGGTGCGGGCGTTGATTGATTTTCTGGCGGAGAGCTATCAGGCGCTGGACGAAGAGGAGTAAAACGGCCTTCTCCCGGGAGGGAGAAGGCGGGAAAGCATCAGAATGGCATTTTAAAGCCCGGTGGCAGCTGCATACCGCTGGAGACGCCGGCCATTTTTTCTTTCTGCGCTTCACCGATACGGCGAGCGGCATCGTTGAAGGCTGCGGCAACCAGGTCTTCAACCATCTCTTTGTCGTCTTCCATCAGGCTTGGGTCGATTTCGACACGGCGGCAGTTGTGTGCCCCGTTGATGGTCACTTTCACCAGGCCCGCGCCGGACTCGCCGGTGACTTCCATGTTGGCGATTTCTTCCTGAGCCTGGGCCATTTTTTCCTGCATCTGCTGGGCCTGCTTCATCAGGTTACCCAGACCGCCTTTTCCAAACATAATCTTCTCTCTTTCATCGGGCCAGCCCTCGCAGAATGCGAGAGTGGCTATCAGGGTTTCACACTATGCCGCGCAAAACGAGGCATATCAAACAGGGCGAATACTATCTTCATCCAGCTCTGCATCAAAGAACCTTTGCAGAGTCTGAATATTGCTGTCGTTGCTCATCGCCTCGCGCGCCTGTGCCAGCTTCTCTTCGTAGATAGCCTGACGCCACTCAAGCGGCGTGCGGCGCGCCAGATTCTCATCTTCAATAATAGTCAGTTCTATCGCTTCGCCATGGCGCGAACTCATGGCATCTGACAGCGTTTTTTGCGCCGAGGGCGAATTCAGGTGACGCTGACCCGGACGCAAATGCAGACAAACCCGATTGCCGTCCACCTCTTTCCAGGCGTTAAGCGCCAGCTGTTGCACCAGTTTTGGCAGCACCAGTTGATTGATTTCCGCCGCCCATTCGTCGCGCTCAATAGCCTCTTCGGCCAGTTTCTGCGCCAGCTCTGGCGTTTTTTCATGCTCGAGCGCTTTTTTCAGCGCCTTGGGCGTAGCTACCGGCTCAGGGGCGACTTCCGTCGGATTTTGTGCCTTCCAGCGATAAGCTTCAGGCTTCGCCGGTTTTTCCAGCGCCGATGGCGCAGGGCGCGCCTGAACGCGTTCGGTCACCGAGGCCAAACGTTCCAGCGCGGAGCTTTTTGCCGGCCGCGCTAGTCGTTGCGCTGCCGGCTCATTCTTTTTTGCTTTATCAGCCTCCTGCTGGCGCATCAGTTGGCTGCGCGCCTGAAGGATTTGGCTGGTGGCGTCCGGCAGCGGAGGGGCTTCCCTGTCCGGCGGCGGGGCCGCCTGCTGCGGCCTTGCTGCTGGCGGGTGCGAAACCGGATTCACCACCGGAATGCTTGCCGCCTGGCGGGGCACTTCCGGCTCAGGCAGCGGCTTGCGCGGATGGAAAGCCAGCGCGCGCAGCAGCGTCATTTCTACGCCCATTCGGCGATCCGGCGCCCACGGCAGCTCTTTGCGGCCAATCAACAGCGTCTGGTAATAAAGCTGCACGTCGGCAGGCGGAACAACGCGGGCAAGCTCGCGCATACGCTGTTCGATGGCCGCCATATCGCTGCCAAGGGCAGACGGAGAAAGCTGCACCATCGCCACGCGGTGCAGCAGGGCGGACATTTCTACCAACAGCGCTTCCCACTCCACGCCACGCGAGGCCGCGTCGTTCAACAACGCCATTACGCGCTGGCCGTCGGCCTGAACGACAGCTTCAATTAGCGACAGCGCCTGGTCATCATCAAGGGTGCCAAGCATCGCACTGACTGCCGCAGTGGTAACCTGCCCGTCGCCGCTGGCAATCGCCTGGTCGGTCAGGCTTAGCGCATCGCGCAGGCTGCCGTCCGCCGCGCGGGCTAACAGCTGCAGCGCTCGGGGTTCGCTCACGACCTTTTCTTCACCAAGAATGTGCTCCAACTGATGGCGGATCTGTTCGACATCCAGCGCTTTCAGGTGGAATTGCAGGCAGCGGGAAAGAATGGTCACCGGCAGCTTTTGCGGATCGGTGGTGGCCAGCAGGAATTTTACGTGCGGAGGCGGCTCTTCCAGCGTCTTAAGCAGCGCGTTAAAGCTGTGGCGCGAGAGCATGTGTACTTCGTCGATAAGGTAGACTTTAAAGCGGCCACGCGCGGGGGCGTACTGCACGTTGTCCAGCAGATCGCGGGTATCTTCTACTTTGGTGCGCGAGGCGGCGTCTATCTCAATCAGGTCGACAAAGCGGCCCTGTTCTATTTCACGGCAGTTATCGCAGACGCCACACGGGGTTGCGGTAATACCGGTTTCACAATTCAGTCCTTTCGCCAGCAGACGAGCGATTGAGGTTTTCCCCACACCTCGGGTGCCGGAAAAAAGGTACGCATGGTGGATGCGGCCCAGCGACAAACCATTAGCCAGCGCGGTCAGTACGTGTTGCTGGCCGACAACATCAGCAAAAGTTTGTGGGCGCCATTTGCGGGCTAAGACCTGGTAGCTCATCTGGAGTTAGGCTCTGGTTCGCGGGAAAGGTGAATCGAGGGGGTAATGCTAACATAAGCCCCGCCCGATGGGCGAGGCCTGTGATATCTGACTGTAGATTGGCGCTTTAAAAGCATTCTCTTCGCTTTAAAAAGACAAAGGATATGAACTTTTAACTTGCCCCAACGCCTAAAAACCACGTTTTTTGGGCGTTTGTCTCTGAACGAAAGCCCGGCTCGATAGGCGAGCGAGGCTTGTCACTGTATGGCAATAGAGGTGAACTTAGTGGCCCGGGAAAGGCACAAGGCAGAAGCTTTTCACGCCCATGTTTTCCAGGCGCTGCTCGCCGCCAAGGTCAAACAGGTTGATAACGAAAGCGGCATCGGTCACTTCACCGCCGAGACGACGAATCAGTTTCACCGTCGCTTCAATGGTGCCGCCGGTTGCCAGCAGATCGTCCACCACCAGCACTTTATCGCCCGGTTTGATGGCATCTACGTGGATTTCAAGGCTGTCGGTGCCGTATTCCAGCTCGTAGCTTTCGGCGATGGTTTCACGCGGCAGTTTCCGTGGTTTACGCACCGGGATGAACCCAACGCCCAGCTCCAGCGCAACCGGGGCGCCAAACAGGAAGCCACGCGCTTCGGTACCCACCACTTTGGTGATCCCGGCGTCTTTGAAACGAGAAACTAACAGCGCAATGCTGGTGGCATATGCTTTCGGATCTTCCAGCAAGCTGGTCACGTCACGGAACAGAATTCCTGGTTTTGGGTAATCAGGAACGCTTTTAATGCTGTTTTTGAGATATTCAAGCTGCTGCGCAGTCGCGGTCATCGGTTTATGCCTGCTAAAAACATGATACTAAACAGAGTACCTGTGGGTTCAAATGTGAACCACTGGTTAACGGTTAACCAGCTGTACCCGTGCTCGAAAACGCTCGAATTTACTGGCTGGACGCGACAATTGCAACAGCTTCTGCTGCGGTTTATCGCTTTTGTTGTGCTTCATCAACCACCGGAATGCGCCACATAAAGATCAGCAGCGCACAAAGTATCACCAGCAGCAAAATTCTAACCCACACTATCTTCACCAGCCACAGCGAAATCGCGAAGGTGACGAGAATAAACAGGATAGCTTTTGGCTTAGATCCGCGGGGCATCGCGCGGTGCATTTGCCAGTGCCGCAGATAGCTGCCAAACCATGAACGGTAGAGCAGCCAGTGGTGAAAACGCGGCGATGAACGGGCGAAACACCACGCGGCCAGCAGCAAAAAAGGCGTGGTCGGCAACAGCGGTAATATCACGCCCAGCGTCGCAAGCACTACCGCCAGCCAGCCGATGATGAGTAGAATAAGACGCTTCATGCTGTAACCTCTGACAATCCCTGGAGAGCCATTTTGTGAAAACCGCTTCGCTGTTACAAGCCCTGGAAACTCGGGTCGCCGAGCTGGCCGCCGCCGTTGAGCCGGTCGCCCTCCTTCGGGCAGGCCAGGCGCGCTTCGACCGCAAGCTCTTCCATACCCATAGCACGCAGCTGAAAGATTATCTCCATGAAGCTCAGGCTAATCTCGCCCAGCTTCAGCTCAGCGTCAGCCACGGTAAAACGGACCAGGTGGCATTTATCGCCGAAAAGCTGGTGGCGCAGATTGCCGCGCTGCAGCGGGAATTAGCCACCGCACATTTACGTCAAAGCGAGCCGCCGCAAAAGGTGCAGGAAAACTTGTACGAAAAGCTGGCCACCCATCAGGATTACGAACGCAGGCTGCTGGCGATGGTGAGCGATCGCGAAAGTCAGCTTTCACTGCAAACCACGCTCGCCGGCCAGCAAAAGCTTCAGCGTGAACTGGCCGCGCTGGAAGGCCGCCTGCAGCGCTGCCGTCAGGCGCTGACTCGCATAGAAAAAGCTATTGAAAGACGTGAGCGCGGGCTGAGTTAACCCCAAAATAAGGAGCAAGAATGTCGCTGGATAACGCCCCGGACGAGGTCAAACTGGCCGTCGATTTAATCATGCTGCTGGAGCAGCACCAGATCCCAACGGACACCGTCCTTGCGGCGCTGGACATTGTCCGTCAGGATTTTCTGCGTAAGCAGCGGAAAGCACACACGCCCCCCGCCGGCGACTAAGGCAGGCTGGTCGGCGGCAGCAAGCCGCCGTTTTTGCCTAAGTCGCGCTTCACTTCCGTCAGCTCATCGCCCTTTTCATTGTGCAGATGCACTTCAAGCTGGTTGAAGGCGATGTTGATATTGTTTTCCCGGCACAGTCTGTCGATGGCGCGGTTCAGCTCATCCACAGTGATGCTGCGGTCGCGCAGTTCACGAACATACAGGCGCAGTTCGTGGTCAAGCGTGCTGGCACCAAACGTCGTGAAATAGACCGCAGGCTCAGGATCATGCATAACCCGCGGGTGCTCCATTGCCGCCTTCAGCAGGATCTCTTTCACTTTATCGAGATCGGATCCATACGCCACGCCGAGCTTGATAACCACGCGGGTGATGGTGTCCGTCAGCGACCAGTTGATCAACCGTTCGGTCACAAACGCTTTGTTCGGGATGATCACTTCTTTACGGTCAAAGTCGGTGATCGTCGTCGCGCGAATGCGGATCTTGCTGACGCTGCCTGAGAACGTCCCGATGGTGACGGTATCGCCGATACGTACCGGGCGTTCGAACAGGATGATCAGGCCGGAGACGAAGTTACCGAAGATCTCCTGCAGGCCAAAGCCCAGGCCAACCGACAACGCCGCCGCCAGCCACTGCAGTTTGTCCCACGATACCCCCAGCGAACCAAACACCGTCATCGCCCCAATCACGATGATGGCATAGTTGAGGATAGTGGTGATGGCATAGGAAGCGCCCTGGCGCATTTTCAGCCGCGACAGGACCAGCACTTCAAGCAGGCCCGGCAAGTTTCGAATCAGCGCCCAGGCGACCATCGCGGCCACCAGCGCAAACAGGATGCTGCCCATGGTGACGTTTTTCATCACCGTGGCGCCCGCTTCGCTGCCGGTGTAGTGCCACAGCACGATGCTGTCGAGATAGGCAAAGACGGTAATTAAATCAGACCAAATGGCGTAAAACACTACGCCGAACAGGGCGAACATCAGCAGCATGGTTAATCGCATGGTCTGCTGGTTGATCTGATCCAGCGCCAGCGGCGGCTCTTCGACTGGCTCCGCACCCTCCGCACCCTCTTTAACCATATTCTGGCGGCGAGCCAGCGCACGGCGGTAGGCAATACGGCGCGCCGCAACGCTCAGGCCACGGATCACCGTCTGGTGGATCAGGTTCCAGATAATCACCAGGTAAACCGTGTCTATCCAGCGGTTAGCGAGACGCAGCGTGGTATAGAAATAACCCGTTGCCGTCAGTACCAGCAGCGCTACCGGCACAATAGAGAGCACCGTGATGGTCAACAGACGCATCGGATGGGACTCTTTATCACGCCAGTTGTCGCGGCACATCGGGATAATCAGGGCGGTGATCAGCAGCAGGTTAAGGAAAATCATAAACTGCCCGAGCACATCGTCCATCAGGTGCAGCGGCGAGAGCTCACCCACGACGGACCAGAACAGTAGCGGCAGCAAAGCAAAGCTGATGCGCACAATCTGGCGGCGATAATGGCGGGTCAGGTGCTCCGGCATGTTAAACCAGATCACCGCCAGGCCACGGCTGGTCAGAATTCGCCAGGCCATGCCAAACACTAGCCAGAACAGCGCCAGCTCTTTGGCAAACGCCCACAGCAGTTCGCTGATGTTGAGCTGCATAAACAGCAACACCAGCCCCACCGAGAGAATGGCCATGGTCAGCGGCAGCACTTTCAGGAAGTTAAGCAAAATCGCTTTGGGCGTATTGAGCTGGGTGTCCGTGCGCAGTTGCCCGACTTCCGACGCCAGCTTAGCCAGCTGCTTGTCTATCCATTGGTAACGCCAGCGCAGCAGACCGGCCAGCAGCATCAGCGGCAGCGCGGTGAACAGGGACATAAACAGCCCGTCCAGCACTTTGTGCCAGCTGATATCCAGCTTCATGCCTTTGATTTGGTCGTGCAGCGCGCCCGGGAAGGATTTAATCCATTCCCAATTCATCGGCTTGTTACTGTTAACCCAAAAGATTTGCTGGGTCAGCATTTTCTGCAGGCTGGTGCTGACGCTCATCAGCTGCTGCTGGTTAATTTGCAGGTTAATCGCCATCATCAGCTGATTGCCCAGCTGCTTGTTAAGCTGGTCCAGAAGCTCGCGGCGCATGTCCACCACCTGCATCAGCGCATCGTGAACTTCGTCGTTAACCTCGTTTTTATGACCTTCAACAATCTTGTCAACGTAGCTGTCGCTTTGGAACAGAGCATCACGCTGCTGGTTGATGTCGAACTGCTCCAGGCGCAGGTCGGCAATGCGGTTGGTGAGGTCTTCCAGGTCGTCGGCAGACGGCAGCGTTTGCTGCTGCTGATACAGAATTCGGGACAGCAAGAGGCTGCCCTTCAGTACCGAGATTTGTTCTTTCAGGTTGCGCTCGGACTGCAACGCGCGATCGAGCCAGTTTTTGACGCGGATATTACGCTGAACCAGCTCGTTCCCACTTTGGGTGGCGTTAATCAGGCGCTGGCTGAGCTGGTGGTTGACGTCCAGCTCCTGGCGCACCAGCGGGTTATTCTGCACCGCGCTGGCATCAGCGTCGTCCGGCGTGACGGCTTCCTGAGCCGTTTTTTCCGTCAGGGTTAAGCGTTTGCTGTTAACCGCTTCCTGCAGCAACTGAAGCGTATGCTCGAGCTGGCCGATATTGGCGTTGGTGTAGTCACGCTGTTTTTGCAGCGCATCCTGCAAGACGGTGTTGCCTTCCAGACTTTTACGCTGCTGTTCAATTTGGGTATTCAGCAGCGCCTGCTGCACCAGCAGCAAGTTTTGTTGGCTTGGGCGCAGAGTGGCTTCACCCGGCGTGGTGCCGTTCAGCCTGTTACGCACCTGCAGCAACTGCTGGGAGGCGCTGTACATGGCATTCTGCACGCGCTCGGGTTGAGTTTGCAGCGAAACCAGCTGGCTGTTCAGCGTGGATAAATCGTTGTTGGCCGACTGCAGTTGATCCAGCACGCTGGTCAGCCGGGTTTCCAGCTGGCGCAGAGAAAGCGAGCCCAGCGTTTTACGTGTAGCTTCGTCATCGGCTGGCGTACTCAGTGAATTCAGCGCGTCGGTCGCCTGCTTTAGCTTATCGGGGGCCTGGGCAACCGTGGTTTTAAGCTGCGCCGTCTCTTGCTTCACGCGGTCGAGCTTGTCCAGCATCTCAAGCGTTTCGGTGAGATCTTTTTGGGTGAGCTTA
This Klebsiella michiganensis DNA region includes the following protein-coding sequences:
- a CDS encoding adenine phosphoribosyltransferase (catalyzes a salvage reaction resulting in the formation of AMP which is metabolically less costly than a de novo synthesis), with translation MTATAQQLEYLKNSIKSVPDYPKPGILFRDVTSLLEDPKAYATSIALLVSRFKDAGITKVVGTEARGFLFGAPVALELGVGFIPVRKPRKLPRETIAESYELEYGTDSLEIHVDAIKPGDKVLVVDDLLATGGTIEATVKLIRRLGGEVTDAAFVINLFDLGGEQRLENMGVKSFCLVPFPGH
- a CDS encoding prephenate dehydrogenase translates to MKTASLLQALETRVAELAAAVEPVALLRAGQARFDRKLFHTHSTQLKDYLHEAQANLAQLQLSVSHGKTDQVAFIAEKLVAQIAALQRELATAHLRQSEPPQKVQENLYEKLATHQDYERRLLAMVSDRESQLSLQTTLAGQQKLQRELAALEGRLQRCRQALTRIEKAIERRERGLS